The Microbacterium sulfonylureivorans region CAGACCGAGCCGCGCGCGCGGCGCGAGTTCGGTATCGCCTCCGAGATCCAGGGCAGGCTCGATGACGCGGGGATGCCCAACAGCGTGCTGCCGGGCAACCACGACAACAAGCGCGGGATCACGAACGAGCTGTTCAACATCTATTTCGGCCCCGAACGCTACGCCGACGCGCCCTGGTACGGCGAGTCGATCGCTCCGGGTGACAACAGTGCGAACTACTCGACGTTTGAGCGCTCGGGATCGCGATTCCTGATGCTGTCGCTGCCGTACGCGTTCGGCGAGCGCGAGCTCGCGTGGGCAGAGGATGTGGTGGCGCGGCATCCCGGTCACAACGTCGTCGTCTCGACGCACGAGCACGTGACACCGGCGGCCCTCGACAGCCCGGTCGGCCGCTCCATCGGGTCGAGGTGGACCTCGCGCGGCGGCGAGCTGTGGGCGCGGGTCGTGGCGCCGAACCGCAACGTGATCGCAGTGCTGTCAGGGCACTTCCATGGTCTCGGCCGCATCGTGACCGAGGACGCCGGTGGAATCGAGGGGCACACGGTGGTCGAGCTGGTCGCCGATTACCAGGAGTTCCGCACGCACTCGGGGGAGCGGTCGACCGGCTTCCAGAGGCTTCTGCAGTTCGATCTCGCCGCCGGCCGGATCGCCGTGGACACGTTCTCGTCGAATCTCGGCGCGCACGCGTCGTTCCCGTACGACTACGAGCAGTTCGTGCCCGAGAACGGCCGCGAGACGAGTGCGACGAACGCCCGGCCGTGGAACGTGCTCGACGCCGGGCTGCAGAACCGGTACACCGCCGCCGACGACGACTTCGGGGTCGAGATCGCCTTCCAGTACGACAAGGCGGTGCTCACAGAAGGGGTGTACGTGTCGGGCTGAGTCCGTCGATCGCTCGCCGGGCGCACCGCTACGCTGATCACGTGCCAGCCGGACGCGACGACGATGCCCTCACCTGGGACGGTGACGACGACCCGACGCTCGACGTCGGCGCCGCCGAGACCACGGAGGCGGTGAACCAGACCGGCGCCGCTGCGCCGCTCCCCGAAGGATGGAGCGCCGTCGGCAAGGGAAGCAAGACGCTCGACTCGCCGGAGGGTGAGGACGTCGAGGCGCCGGTCGACCCGCGAGGCTCCCTGGAGTCCGACGCGCAGGGGCCGGCTCCACGCGAGCCCATGGGGAACGTCGAGCTGATCTCTCTCGGAGTCCTGGGCGGCTTCTCCGTGCTCTACGCGGTCGGCTGGCTGATCGGGGGGCTCCGTCTGCAGGACGCGGCGCAGTTCCTCGTCGCATCGGTCGCGTACCAGGTCAGCCTGTGGCTCGCCATCCTCGCGCCGATCGTCTGGTTCGGATCGGTGTACCTACTCACGACGGGCTCCAAGAAGTGGGTGCGATTCCTCTGGCTCATCGGGGGAGTGCTGTTCCTCATCCCGTGGCCGTTCATCATGGTGGGGGCGATCGGCCGATGAGCGATGTCACGACGGATGCCGCAGCATCCGAGTCCTCCGCGCCGCGGCGCACGCCGACCTGGGTCGTCGTCGCGATCTCCGTCGTGTTCGGCCTCTTCTACGCGTACGCCCTGTGGAATGCGCTGGCGTTCCTCGTCTCACAGGCGACCGGGCCGCTGGGTCTCAACGGGTACGGCTGGTTCGTGCTGCTTCTCGCCGTGGTCTTCCCGCTGCTCGCGTTCGGCGTCGCGTTCGCTCTCGGCTGGCGGCGCCGAGCGTGGCAGTTCGCGCTCGTGCTGTTCACCGGACTCTGCGTGGTCGCGGTGTTCTGGCTCAACGTGATCGCGTACGCCGCCGTGTACGGAGCGTCCCTCCTGGGCTGACCCGCTCCGTCACACGACGGGGAGCCCACGGCGCGAGCGGATAGAGTGTGACGTGATTGCGCCCCGATGGCGTGTGGCGCAGCATCCACCTCTTGCCTGTCGCTGCCTGCGCCCACGCTCCAAAGGATCCGCTTTCGTGTCGAAGCCCGTCGTCCTGATCGCCGAAGAACTCTCTCCCGCCACGATCGATGCCCTGGGTCCCGATTTCGACGTGCGCAACGTCGACGGCACCGACCGCCCCGCGCTGCTTTCGGCCCTCGCCGACGCCCATGCGGTGCTCATCCGCTCGGCGACGAAGATCGACGCCGAGGCGATCGCCTCCGCGCCCGCGCTCAAGGTCGTGGCCCGTGCCGGCGTGGGGCTCGACAACGTCGACATCAAGACGGCCACGACGGCGGGTGTCATGGTCGTCAACGCCCCGACGTCGAACATCATCTCCGCGGCCGAGCTCACCGTCGGCCACATCCTGAGCCTGGCCCGCCGCATCCCGGCCGCTCACGCGTCGCTCGCGCAGGGACAGTGGAAGCGCAGCTCCTACACCGGCACCGAGCTCTTCGAGAAGACGGTCGGCATCATCGGACTCGGCCGCATCGGCGCCCTGATCGCCGCGCGCCTCCAGGGCTTCGACATGCGCGTCGTCGCGTACGACCCCTATGTCACGAGCGCCCGCGCGCAGCAGCTCGGCGTGCAGCTGCTCAGCCTCGACGAGCTGCTCGAGCAGAGCGACTTCGTCACGATCCACATGCCCAAGACGCCCGAGACGACCGGCATGATCGGTGCCGAGCAGTTCAGGATCATGAAGCCGAGCGCGTTCGTCGTGAACGTCGCCCGCGGTGGCCTCATCGACGAGGAGGCGCTCCACGCCGCCCTCACGGCGGGTGAGATCGCCGGCGCCGGCCTCGACGTCTTCACGAGCGAGCCGCCCGCCGACGGCGGCACGGCCCGCGCCCTGCTCGACCTGCCGAACGTCGTCGTCACGCCGCACCTCGGCGCCTCCACCGAGGAGGCTCAGGAGAAGGCCGGCGTCTCGGTCGCCCGCTCCGTGCGCCTCGCGCTCGGCGGCGAGCTCGTCCCCGACGCGGTGAACGTCGCGGGCGGCATCATCGACCCCTACGTGCGTCCCGGCATCCCGCTCGTCGAGAAGCTCGGCCAGATCTTCGCCGCTCTCGCTCACTCGCCGCTGACGAGTCTCGACGTCGAGGTGCACGGCGAGCTCAACGACTACGACGTCAGCGTGCTCAAGCTCGCAGCGCTCAAGGGAGTGTTCACGAACATCGTCAGCGAGACGGTGTCGTACGTCAACGCGCCGCTCCTCGCCGAGCAGCGCGGCGTCGAGGTTCGACTCCTGGTCGACGACGACAGCCCCGAGTACCGCAACCTCATCACGCTGCGCGGCGCCCTGTCGGACGGGTCGCAGCTGTCGGTCTCCGGCACGCTCACCGGCACGAAGCAGATCGAGAAGCTCGTCGGCATCAACGACTACGCGATCGAGCTGCCGATCGAGAAGCACCACGTCGTCATGGTCTACACCGACCGTCCCGGCATCGTGGCCGTCTACGGCCAGAAGTTCGGCGAGGCGGGCATCAACATCGCCGGCATGCAGATCGCGCGCCGCGAGGCCGGTGGCCAGGCGCTCTCGGTGCTCACGGTCGATTCGCCGGTCGCCGACGAGCTGCTCGACGAGGTGCGGTCAGACATCCAGGCCGATCTCTTCCGCCAGATCGAGATCACCGAGTCCTGAGTCGCGGCCGGGGGGTCTCGGCGTCCTGACTCAGTCCTTCGCGGCGCGCTCGACCATCGCGATCAGGGCGTCCATGGCCGTGCCGCGGGGGACTGGGCCGGGGATCGACCCGCCCTCGAGGGCGTTGTTGAAGTACAGGCCGTCGCTCACGAGCATCACGAGATCGAGCGCCGTCGCGTCTTTCGTGTGTGCGCGCAGCACGCCCGCCCACTGATCGCGGATGCCGCGGAGCGCCTCGCGGGCCGGAGCGCTGCCGCCCTGCGCGAGGCGCGAGGCGGCGAGGATGGCACGGTCGATGGGATCGTTCTGCATGACGGATGTGCGCAGGAAGTAGTCGATCGGGCCGTCGGGCGATGCCGCCATCGCGTCGACGTCGTCGGCGACCAGCGTGTGGAGCCGCTCGAGGAGGGCAGCCTCGAGCGCCTCCTTCGAGCCGAAGTGGTACAGCAGGCCGCCCTTCGAGACGCCGGCGGCTCGTGCGGTGGCGTCCATCGTGGCGGAGCGCTCGCCGTCGTCGATGAGGATCGCCTCGAAGGCATCGAGCACCTTCTCACGGGCGAGAGGAGGGCGGCTCATGGGGTCGATGCTATCGACGGATGTCGCGACATCCTGATACTATACCGGCTGGACGGTAAAGAAACTGAGGATGAAATGACCACCGCAACGCTCCCGCGCACGTCCGCCGACATCGGCGAGCGCGTCGGATGGCGCGGCTGGCTTGCGCTCGTCGTGCTGATGCTGCCGGTGCTGCTCGTCTCCGTCGACAACACGGTGCTGAGCTTCGCGCTCCCGGCGATCGCGCTCGACCTCGAACCGACGAGCGCGCAGCAGCTGTGGATCATCGACGCCTATCCGCTCGTGCTCGCGAGCCTGCTCGTGACGATGGGCGTGCTCGGCGACCGGTTCGGACGCCGGCGGATGCTGCTCATCGGCGCCACCGGCTTCGGCCTCGTCTCCGCACTCGCGGCGTTCGCGCCCACGGCTGCCCTGCTCATCGCCGCGCGCGCCGGGATGGGCGTCTTCGGCGCCATGCTCATGCCGTCGACACTGTCGCTCCTGCGGACCGTCTTCACGAACCGCGACCAGCGCCGCCTCGCCATCGCGATCTGGGCCGCCGGGTTCTCGGCGGGCGCCGCCCTCGGCCCCGTCGTCGGCGGCATCCTGCTCGAGCACTTCTCGTGGGGCTCCGTGTTCCTCATGGCCGTGCCCGTGCTCGTGCCCCTGCTGATCCTCGTGCCGCTGCTCGTGCCCGAGAGCCGCGACCCGAACCCCGGCCGCATCGACCCGCTCAGCATCCTGCTGTCGCTGCTGGCTCTCGTGCCGATCGTCTACGCGATCAAGGAGCTCGCCGTCCACGGACTCTCGAGCCCCGCACCGGTCCTCTTCGGCGTGGGCGTGCTGTTCGCCGTGCTGTTCGTGCGCCGCCAGCTCCGTCTCGAGACCCCGATGCTCGACATGGCCCTGTTCCGCCGCGGGTCGTTCAGCGGCGCGATCCTCGTCAATCTGCTCAGCGTGATCGCGCTGGTCGGCTTCCTGTTCTTCGTCGCACAGCACCTGCAGCTCATCGCCGGGCTCTCGCCGATGCAGGCCGGGCTCGCCCTCGTGCCTGGGCTTGTCGCGATGATCGCGGCCGGGCTGCTCGTCGTGCCGCTCGCCAAGCGGTTCTCGTCGCGCATCATCGTGCCGTCGGCGCTGGCCGTGTCGGTGCTCGCCTACGTGACTATCGCCCTCACGGCCGAGAGCGGGCGCATCTGGGTGCTCGTCGTCGCCTTCGCGGCGCTCGGCGTCGGCATCGGCATGGCCGAGACGGTGTCGAACGAGCTCATCCTGTCGAGTGCGCCGCCCGAGAAGGCGGGTGCCGCGAGCGCCGTCTCGGAGACGGCGTACGAGCTCGGCGCGGTGCTCGGCACCGCCGTGCTCGGCGGTCTGCTGACTGCGCTCTACCGGGGGAGTCTCGTGCTTCCGGCAGGTCTGCCGGCCGGCGCCGCCGACGCGTCGCGCGAGACGCTCGCGGGCGCCGTCGCGGCCGCGGAGGGGCTCGATCCCGCAATGGCCGAGCAGCTTCGGGATGCCGCGGCCCACGCGTTCGACGCGGGGGTCGGCGTCACCGCGCTCATCGGCGCCGGACTCATCGTGATCGCTGCCGTGATCGCGGCCACTACCCTGGAGAGAACCGCGTCCGCGTCCGAGCACTGAGCACGGAGGCCCCGCCGGGCGCCAGGCAAGGAGAGCAATGCCGCGCGTGCAGGATTCAGGTGTCGTGAAGCTCGCCGTCATCCCCGGTGACGGCATCGGACCCGAGGTGATCGCCGAAGCCGAGAAGGTGCTCGACGCCGCGACGGCGGGGAGCGGCATCCGCTTCGAGAAGACCCGCTTCTCGCTGGGCGCGGGCCGGTTCCTCGACACGGGCGAGACGCTGACGGATGCCGACCTCGATGACATCAAGGCGCACGACGCGATCCTGCTGGGCGCCGTCGGGGGAGTGCCGGGCGACCCGCGCCTCGCAGACGCCAACATCGAGCGCGGACTGCTGCTGAAGCTGCGGTTCGAGCTCGACCACTACGTCAACCTGCGTCCGTCGAAGCTGTACCCGGGTGTTCCGGGCCCGCTCTCCGAACCCGGAGACATCGACTTCGTGGTCGTGCGCGAGGGCACAGAGGGCCCCTACGTCGGCAACGGCGGCTCGATCCGGCGCGGCACACCTCACGAGGTCGCGAACGAGACGTCGGTCAACACCGCCTTCGGCGTCGAGCGCGTCGTGCGCTACGCGTTCGACCTCGCCGAGCGACGCGGCAAGAAGGTCACGCTCGTGCACAAGACCAACGTGCTCGTCCACGCGGGCGGCATCTGGAAGCGCATCGTCGACGTGGTGTCCGCCGAGCACCCCGACGTGGCCGTAGACTACCTGCACGTCGACGCGGCAACCATCTTCCTGGTCACGAACCCGGGCCGATTCGACGTGATCGTCACCGACAACCTCTTCGGAGACATCCTCACGGACCTGGCCGGCGCCGTCACCGGTGGCATCGGCCTCGCCGCTTCGGGCAACATCAACCCCGACGGCGCGTTCCCCTCGATGTTCGAGCCCGTCCACGGTTCGGCGCCCGACATCGCGGGTCAGCAGAAGGCCGATCCCACGGCCGCGATCCTCTCCACCGCGCTGCTGCTCGACCACCTCGGGCTGCAGGCGGAATCCGACGCCGTCACCCGCGCGGTCGAGGCGGACATCGCAGGCCGGGGCGCGGCATCCCGCACGACGGCGCAGATCGGCGACGCCATCGCCGCGCGGCTCCAGGCGTAATCTGGACCCGCACGCACTCTGACACCGGACAGCACCGTCACCACGCAGCGGAACGCTCCGCACGAAAGCACAGGCCCGTCATGACGCTCATCGACACAGACCCCGACACCGGACTCGCCCCGCTCGAGTTCGCCGTCAGCCGCAACCTGCAGGCGAAGACCGACGCCCAGCGCGACGAGATCCTCGCCAACCCCGGGTTCGGCACGAGTTTCACCGACCACATGGTCGACATCTGCTGGTCGGTCGGCGCAGGGTGGCATCGCCCCCGCGTGCAGCCGTACGGCCCGCTGTCGCTCGACCCCGCGGCCGCCGTCCTGCACTACGGCCAGGAGATCTTCGAGGGCATCAAGGCCTACCGTCATGCCGACGGCTCGATCCACACGTTCCGGCCCGACCAGAACGGTCGTCGCCTGCAGCGCTCGGCGCGGCGCCTTGCCCTGCCCGAGCTGCCGGTGCCGTACTTCATCCAGTCGCTGCGCGAGCTCGTCGCGATCGACGGGGCGTGGGTGCCGTCGGGTGACGACCAGAGCCTGTACCTGCGTCCGTTCATGTTCGCCAAGGAGGCGTTCCTCGGCGTGAGGCCCGCGCACAAGGTGGGCTACTACGTCATCGCATCGCCGGCCGGCGCTTATTTCAAGGGTGGCGTGAAGCCGGTGTCGATCTGGCTGAGCGAGGACTACGCGCGGGCCGGCAAGGGCGGCACGGGCGCGGCGAAGACGGGCGGCAACTACGCCGCGTCGCTGCTTCCCCAGTCCGAGGCCTACGAGCACGAGTGCGATCAGGTCGTCTTCCTCGATCAGGATCGCAACGTCGAGGAGCTCGGCGGCATGAACGTGGTGTTCGTCTACAAGGACGGCACGATCGTGACCCCGGAGTCCCCGTCGATCCTGGAGGGGATCACGCGGGACTCGATCCTGCAGCTCGCGAGGGACCGCGGCCACAAGGTCGAGGGCCGCGCGGTCTCGTTCGACGAGTGGCGTCGGGGCGTGGCATCCGGCGACATCGTCGAGGTGTTCGCGTGCGGCACGGCGGCGGTCGTGACGCCGATCGGCCTGCTCAAGGGCAAGGACTTCGTCGACGAGCAGCCCATCGGCGAGCTCGCCCTGTCGCTGCGCGAGGAGCTCACCGACATCCAGTACGGCCGTCGCGAGGACAAGCACGGCTGGCTCGTGCGTCTCGACGGCTGACGCGATCGCCGCCAGGTCTGCGGCCCTCCTGGCCCGCTTTCGTGTCCCACTTCGACCGCTACGTGTCCCACTTCGACCGGTTCGTGTCCCATTTGAGGCCGGTTCGCGCCGCGTATTCCGGCACGAAGTGGGACACGGCGACCGGACGGCATGGCACCCACGCGCGCGCCTTGTGGAGCTCTGCCCCACTCACCGCAGCTTGCTGACGCGCGCCCGTCGGAGGCCGTGGCTAGGCTGATCCGGTGAGAATCGCACGCTTCAGCCACAACGACGCCATCAGATTCGGAATCGTCGACGAGGGCGAGCTCGTCGTCCTCGAAGGCGACCCGATGTTCGCGGGGTACGACACCACGGGCGAGCGCGTGCCGCTCGCCGACGTGGCGCTTCTGGCGCCCGTCATCCCGCGCTCGAAGGTCGTGGCCGTCGGTCGCAACTATCGCGACCACGCGGCCGAGCTCGGCAACGACGTGCCGACGTCGCCGATGCTCTTCTTCAAGCCGAACACCTCGGTGGTCGGCCCCGGCGACGCCGTCGTGCTCCCCAAGGGTTCCGACTTCATCAGCTTCGAGGGCGAGCTCGCAGCGGTGATCGGCCGCATCGCGAAGAACGTGTCCGCCGAGAACGCCCTCGACTACGTGTTCGGCTACACGATCGCCAACGATCTCACCGCCCGCGACTGGCAGAAGTCCGACGGGCAATGGGCGCGCGCCAAGGGCTTCGACGCATCGTGCCCGCTCGGGCCCGCGATCGAGACCGACTTCGACGTCGACGGTCCCGCGGTGATCACGACGCGACTCAACGGCGAGGTGCGTCAGCAGGGACCCATCAGCGACATGATCTTCTCCCTCGCCGAGGTGATCGAGCACGCGTCGGCCGCCTTCACGCTTCTCCCCGGCGACGTGATCCTCACCGGAACGCCGGCGGGCGTCGGCCAGATCTCGGCGGGCGACACCGTCGAGGTCGAGATCACGGGTCTCGGCATCCTGCGCAACACCGCCCGCGACGCCTGAGCACGCCCATGGCCGACACGACGGATGCCGCACTCGGGCCCGATCGCATCGCGTCCGCGCAGCGGCGCACCGTGTGGGTGCTCTCGCTCGGCCAGATCCTCGGGGGGCTGGCGTTCGGCGCGACCCTGTCGCTCGGCGCGGTGCTCGCCGCCGAGGTCTCCGGCGACGAGGCGTTCGCGGGGCTCGCCACGGCCGCGATCACGCTCGGCACTGCCGCGTTCGCGGTGCCGATGGCGGCATTCGCGCGGCGTCGAGGGCGGCGCCCGGCCCTCTCCACGGGCATGGCCGTGGCATTGATCGGCGTCGTGATGGTCGTGTTCGCCGTGTCTCTGGCCTCGTTCCCGCTCCTCCTCACCAGCTTCGGGCTGATCGGCGCCGGCCAGGCAGCCAATCTGCAGACGCGCTTCGCGGCGGCCGACCTCGCGACCGACGCCACCCGCGGACGCGATCTGTCGCTCGTGGTCTGGGCGACGACGATCGGGGCGGTGCTCGGCCCGAACCTCACCGGGCCCGGCGAAGCACTCGGCCAGGCGGCCGGCATGCCGCCCCTCACCGGTCCGTATCTCATCGCGGTCGTGGCTCAGCTGCTCGCCATCGCGCTGTATCTGATCGCGCTGCGCCCCGACCCGCTGAAGCTCGCGCAGCGGGTCGTCGCCTCGGAGGCGCGTTCGAGCGAACCGCGCATCGCGAAAGCGGATCAGCCCAGAGTCGCGCGGTACGCGATCTTCGCCGTCGCCGCAGCGCACGGCGTCATGGTGTCGGTCATGGCGATGACGCCCGTGCATCTGCTCCATCACGGCGCATCGCTGTCGATCATCGGGCTGACGATCAGCCTGCATGTCGCCGGCATGTTCGCGCTTTCGCCGGTGTTCGGCATCCTCGCCGACCGGGTCGGCCGCATCCCGACGATCATGATCGGACAGGTGCTGCTCGTGGCCGCGCTCGTGACGGCGTCGTTCGGGGCCGAGTCCACCACGTCCGTGACCGTGGCCCTCGTCCTCCTCGGTCTCGGCTGGAGCGCGACGACCGTCTCCGGCTCGACGCTGCTCACCGAGGCGTCCTCCGAGGCTCAGCGCACACGCCGGCAGGGGCTCAGCGACCTCGTCATGAGCCTGGTGGGGGCGACCGGTGCGATCCTGGCCGGACTGGTGCTGTCGTGGATCGGCTACGGCGGGCTCGCCCTGGTGGTCGGTGTTGCCGTGATCGCCACCGTGCTGCTGGCGCCGTTCGGCCGGGCGCCGAGACCGGTCGCGGACGCGGTCGGCGGCTGACTGGTCCGAGACGGGCGAGCCCTGCTCCGCGTCGTTCGTGCGACTCGCGGCGATCGTCGTCGCCGGTCGGCGGCTCTAGCGGCCGACCGCAGCCAGGGCGATCTCGACGTCCTCGTCGTCGTTGAAGATGTGGAAGGCCACGCGCGCGCGCCCGGCGCGGCCGGACGCCACGATGCCGGCGTCCGTGAGCCTGCCGAGGTCGGCCGCCTCGGGGTCGGTCCATGTGACGATCGCACTCTCGCGGTCGGGGGCATCGAGGCCGAGTCCCTCGCGGAACCGCCGGGCCAGCCCGGTCGCATGGCGATGGAGTGCGGCGGGGTCGAGCGACGCGAAGAGTGCGAGCGCAGGCTCGGCGCCGACGAACGCCTGCCACGCGGGCGAGACGTCGAACCTCGTCGCGTCGGGCGCGAGGTCGACCGCGCCGCCGTAGCACGAGGTCCAAGGATCCGCACCGGCGTACCATCCGGCGAAGAGCGCCGGCATGTCGTCGGCGAGC contains the following coding sequences:
- a CDS encoding DNA polymerase III subunit gamma/tau produces the protein MPAGRDDDALTWDGDDDPTLDVGAAETTEAVNQTGAAAPLPEGWSAVGKGSKTLDSPEGEDVEAPVDPRGSLESDAQGPAPREPMGNVELISLGVLGGFSVLYAVGWLIGGLRLQDAAQFLVASVAYQVSLWLAILAPIVWFGSVYLLTTGSKKWVRFLWLIGGVLFLIPWPFIMVGAIGR
- a CDS encoding bacitracin resistance protein, coding for MSDVTTDAAASESSAPRRTPTWVVVAISVVFGLFYAYALWNALAFLVSQATGPLGLNGYGWFVLLLAVVFPLLAFGVAFALGWRRRAWQFALVLFTGLCVVAVFWLNVIAYAAVYGASLLG
- the serA gene encoding phosphoglycerate dehydrogenase gives rise to the protein MSKPVVLIAEELSPATIDALGPDFDVRNVDGTDRPALLSALADAHAVLIRSATKIDAEAIASAPALKVVARAGVGLDNVDIKTATTAGVMVVNAPTSNIISAAELTVGHILSLARRIPAAHASLAQGQWKRSSYTGTELFEKTVGIIGLGRIGALIAARLQGFDMRVVAYDPYVTSARAQQLGVQLLSLDELLEQSDFVTIHMPKTPETTGMIGAEQFRIMKPSAFVVNVARGGLIDEEALHAALTAGEIAGAGLDVFTSEPPADGGTARALLDLPNVVVTPHLGASTEEAQEKAGVSVARSVRLALGGELVPDAVNVAGGIIDPYVRPGIPLVEKLGQIFAALAHSPLTSLDVEVHGELNDYDVSVLKLAALKGVFTNIVSETVSYVNAPLLAEQRGVEVRLLVDDDSPEYRNLITLRGALSDGSQLSVSGTLTGTKQIEKLVGINDYAIELPIEKHHVVMVYTDRPGIVAVYGQKFGEAGINIAGMQIARREAGGQALSVLTVDSPVADELLDEVRSDIQADLFRQIEITES
- a CDS encoding TetR/AcrR family transcriptional regulator encodes the protein MSRPPLAREKVLDAFEAILIDDGERSATMDATARAAGVSKGGLLYHFGSKEALEAALLERLHTLVADDVDAMAASPDGPIDYFLRTSVMQNDPIDRAILAASRLAQGGSAPAREALRGIRDQWAGVLRAHTKDATALDLVMLVSDGLYFNNALEGGSIPGPVPRGTAMDALIAMVERAAKD
- a CDS encoding MFS transporter — its product is MTTATLPRTSADIGERVGWRGWLALVVLMLPVLLVSVDNTVLSFALPAIALDLEPTSAQQLWIIDAYPLVLASLLVTMGVLGDRFGRRRMLLIGATGFGLVSALAAFAPTAALLIAARAGMGVFGAMLMPSTLSLLRTVFTNRDQRRLAIAIWAAGFSAGAALGPVVGGILLEHFSWGSVFLMAVPVLVPLLILVPLLVPESRDPNPGRIDPLSILLSLLALVPIVYAIKELAVHGLSSPAPVLFGVGVLFAVLFVRRQLRLETPMLDMALFRRGSFSGAILVNLLSVIALVGFLFFVAQHLQLIAGLSPMQAGLALVPGLVAMIAAGLLVVPLAKRFSSRIIVPSALAVSVLAYVTIALTAESGRIWVLVVAFAALGVGIGMAETVSNELILSSAPPEKAGAASAVSETAYELGAVLGTAVLGGLLTALYRGSLVLPAGLPAGAADASRETLAGAVAAAEGLDPAMAEQLRDAAAHAFDAGVGVTALIGAGLIVIAAVIAATTLERTASASEH
- a CDS encoding 3-isopropylmalate dehydrogenase, which gives rise to MPRVQDSGVVKLAVIPGDGIGPEVIAEAEKVLDAATAGSGIRFEKTRFSLGAGRFLDTGETLTDADLDDIKAHDAILLGAVGGVPGDPRLADANIERGLLLKLRFELDHYVNLRPSKLYPGVPGPLSEPGDIDFVVVREGTEGPYVGNGGSIRRGTPHEVANETSVNTAFGVERVVRYAFDLAERRGKKVTLVHKTNVLVHAGGIWKRIVDVVSAEHPDVAVDYLHVDAATIFLVTNPGRFDVIVTDNLFGDILTDLAGAVTGGIGLAASGNINPDGAFPSMFEPVHGSAPDIAGQQKADPTAAILSTALLLDHLGLQAESDAVTRAVEADIAGRGAASRTTAQIGDAIAARLQA
- a CDS encoding branched-chain amino acid aminotransferase yields the protein MTLIDTDPDTGLAPLEFAVSRNLQAKTDAQRDEILANPGFGTSFTDHMVDICWSVGAGWHRPRVQPYGPLSLDPAAAVLHYGQEIFEGIKAYRHADGSIHTFRPDQNGRRLQRSARRLALPELPVPYFIQSLRELVAIDGAWVPSGDDQSLYLRPFMFAKEAFLGVRPAHKVGYYVIASPAGAYFKGGVKPVSIWLSEDYARAGKGGTGAAKTGGNYAASLLPQSEAYEHECDQVVFLDQDRNVEELGGMNVVFVYKDGTIVTPESPSILEGITRDSILQLARDRGHKVEGRAVSFDEWRRGVASGDIVEVFACGTAAVVTPIGLLKGKDFVDEQPIGELALSLREELTDIQYGRREDKHGWLVRLDG
- a CDS encoding fumarylacetoacetate hydrolase family protein — encoded protein: MRIARFSHNDAIRFGIVDEGELVVLEGDPMFAGYDTTGERVPLADVALLAPVIPRSKVVAVGRNYRDHAAELGNDVPTSPMLFFKPNTSVVGPGDAVVLPKGSDFISFEGELAAVIGRIAKNVSAENALDYVFGYTIANDLTARDWQKSDGQWARAKGFDASCPLGPAIETDFDVDGPAVITTRLNGEVRQQGPISDMIFSLAEVIEHASAAFTLLPGDVILTGTPAGVGQISAGDTVEVEITGLGILRNTARDA
- a CDS encoding MFS transporter, translating into MADTTDAALGPDRIASAQRRTVWVLSLGQILGGLAFGATLSLGAVLAAEVSGDEAFAGLATAAITLGTAAFAVPMAAFARRRGRRPALSTGMAVALIGVVMVVFAVSLASFPLLLTSFGLIGAGQAANLQTRFAAADLATDATRGRDLSLVVWATTIGAVLGPNLTGPGEALGQAAGMPPLTGPYLIAVVAQLLAIALYLIALRPDPLKLAQRVVASEARSSEPRIAKADQPRVARYAIFAVAAAHGVMVSVMAMTPVHLLHHGASLSIIGLTISLHVAGMFALSPVFGILADRVGRIPTIMIGQVLLVAALVTASFGAESTTSVTVALVLLGLGWSATTVSGSTLLTEASSEAQRTRRQGLSDLVMSLVGATGAILAGLVLSWIGYGGLALVVGVAVIATVLLAPFGRAPRPVADAVGG